One window of the Aulosira sp. FACHB-615 genome contains the following:
- a CDS encoding DUF4327 family protein → MTQQVIHPMVKLQRNVQSLVESNIIKPTDSIWKIAFLYGNDWQHWKQELLDFGFSMQDPISELLAVEAWDEE, encoded by the coding sequence ATGACTCAGCAAGTAATTCACCCAATGGTGAAATTGCAGCGTAACGTGCAATCACTCGTAGAATCAAATATCATCAAACCCACTGATAGCATTTGGAAAATTGCCTTTCTCTATGGCAATGACTGGCAGCACTGGAAACAGGAACTGTTGGACTTTGGCTTCAGTATGCAAGACCCAATCAGTGAACTGTTGGCAGTGGAAGCTTGGGATGAAGAATAG
- a CDS encoding tetratricopeptide repeat protein — MSSSGDDYIISRQKKIDLKKRILTVVGLASFVGSTVFGVISGIPQAHQQSQKKNVSVESSLQEQARGYELVLQREPNNQAALEKLAIARVHLKDPKGAIEIMEKLVKLHPDRQDYKTVLEQIKKQQN; from the coding sequence ATGTCTAGTTCTGGGGATGACTATATTATTTCTCGCCAAAAGAAAATTGACCTAAAGAAAAGGATTTTAACGGTAGTAGGTTTAGCCTCTTTCGTTGGTTCTACGGTATTTGGTGTGATTAGTGGAATACCACAAGCTCATCAGCAGTCTCAGAAAAAGAATGTATCTGTTGAGTCTTCTTTACAGGAACAAGCACGGGGTTATGAACTAGTTTTGCAACGAGAACCAAACAACCAAGCGGCTTTAGAGAAATTAGCTATAGCTAGAGTGCATTTAAAAGATCCCAAAGGAGCGATTGAGATTATGGAAAAGCTAGTTAAACTGCATCCTGACAGGCAAGACTACAAAACTGTTTTAGAGCAGATTAAGAAACAGCAAAATTAG
- a CDS encoding protein kinase domain-containing protein produces MVIVTLLEPQHKTPLKQWCFDNSAVIRIGRAADNHVVLSDSLVSRHHLELRQVSTDNHEESWQIYSQGTNGTFLNGILVIQSPLPHNAVLQLAQGGPILQFQIQEISPATNAESEKLAGFVPTNQDPARAAYTCTHEGNSPQNLFCIHCGQPLSVQQTIRQYQVLRTLGQGGMGTTYLAWDTQGWMSGNPQLLVLKQMNADMAKIAKAQELFEREANTLKSLHHPGIPRYYDFFVDGGKKYLAMELVHGQDLEKRVQMTGPVTPSQAIAWMIQTCEIIDYLHSQEPPLIHRDIKPANLMVRNANNHIVVLDFGAVKEIGTTPGTRIGAEGYCAPEQERGQPLIQSDLYAIGPTLIFLLTGENPFKFFRQKGRNFRFDVANSPTITPQIREVIERVTEPLPRDRYQTARELANALTACKV; encoded by the coding sequence GTGGTTATTGTGACGCTGTTAGAACCGCAACACAAAACACCCCTGAAACAGTGGTGCTTTGATAACTCCGCCGTCATTCGTATTGGTCGAGCGGCAGACAATCATGTGGTTTTATCCGATAGTTTGGTTTCCCGACATCATCTAGAACTCAGGCAAGTCAGTACTGATAATCATGAAGAATCTTGGCAGATATATAGTCAAGGTACAAATGGTACGTTTCTCAATGGCATTTTGGTAATTCAAAGTCCTCTACCGCACAATGCAGTTTTACAACTGGCGCAGGGAGGGCCAATACTGCAATTTCAAATTCAGGAGATATCGCCAGCGACTAATGCAGAGTCAGAAAAGTTGGCTGGATTTGTGCCGACAAATCAAGACCCTGCTAGGGCGGCTTACACTTGCACCCATGAAGGTAATTCTCCGCAAAATTTATTTTGTATTCATTGTGGTCAACCTCTTTCAGTGCAACAGACGATTCGTCAGTATCAGGTGTTGCGAACTTTGGGACAAGGAGGTATGGGAACCACATATTTAGCTTGGGATACACAAGGCTGGATGAGTGGAAATCCCCAACTTTTGGTCTTAAAGCAAATGAATGCTGATATGGCAAAAATAGCTAAAGCCCAAGAATTATTTGAGCGAGAAGCCAATACGCTGAAATCTCTCCATCATCCAGGTATCCCCAGGTATTATGACTTTTTTGTTGACGGTGGTAAAAAATACTTGGCTATGGAATTAGTACATGGGCAAGATTTAGAAAAACGAGTCCAGATGACTGGGCCTGTAACGCCTAGCCAAGCGATCGCCTGGATGATTCAAACCTGCGAAATTATAGACTATTTGCATAGCCAAGAACCACCACTGATTCATCGTGATATTAAACCCGCTAACCTGATGGTGCGAAATGCCAATAATCACATCGTGGTGTTAGATTTTGGTGCTGTGAAAGAAATTGGCACAACACCAGGTACACGCATTGGTGCAGAAGGTTATTGCGCCCCCGAACAAGAACGGGGACAACCTCTGATTCAATCAGATTTATATGCCATTGGGCCAACACTAATTTTTCTGCTGACTGGGGAAAATCCCTTTAAATTCTTCCGCCAAAAAGGACGAAATTTTCGGTTTGATGTGGCTAACTCTCCCACGATTACACCCCAAATTCGAGAGGTGATTGAACGTGTAACAGAGCCGTTACCACGCGATCGCTATCAAACCGCTAGGGAATTAGCCAATGCTTTAACAGCTTGCAAGGTATAA